From one Lolium rigidum isolate FL_2022 chromosome 4, APGP_CSIRO_Lrig_0.1, whole genome shotgun sequence genomic stretch:
- the LOC124649418 gene encoding uncharacterized protein LOC124649418 encodes MTCSILLRAAAVAVVVAVLSATAGASSFSPTAPLPSDLLLSTPFLWITANVIIVCLFVFSYRHHTGAVVSSSSGGDVSATMDGLFELDLFAAAPDAVVALDLVSVRQPRQARTAKNPAGAPRVRKKSAGEDKPTAAVVAEATPGVKMEHIEEVGAAATATASEPAGTDDVSMDSAWQSIVRRGAARPVAVRKSETWGGEELPRMRRAADTAVSVRREMQKSASMVPPSPLHPSAASSSSPVAAKQGWRTRDVLVMAHDELLHRAESFIRRQHEQLRIQRQLSDQRHIAMDQQNRGLLRAAAPIRV; translated from the coding sequence ATGACCTGCTCCATCCTCCtcagggcggcggcggtcgccgtggtcgtggccgtccTGTCGGCCACGGCGGGCGCGTCCTCGTTCAGCCCCACCGCGCCTCTCCCCTCTGACCTCCTTTTGTCAACTCCCTTTCTCTGGATCACCGCGAACGTCATCATCGTCTGCCTCTTCGTATTCTCCTATCGACACCACACCGGAGCGGTCGTATCCTCCTCATCGGGCGGCGACGTATCAGCGACCATGGACGGCCTCTTTGAACTTGACCTATTTGCTGCCGCTCCAGACGCTGTCGTGGCGCTGGACCTGGTCTCGGTGAGGCAGCCACGGCAagcaagaacagccaagaacccaGCCGGCGCCCCCCGCGTGCGCAAGAAGTCGGCAGGCGAGGACAAGCCAACGGCAGCCGTCGTTGCGGAGGCCACGCCAGGCGTCAAGATGGAGCACATCGAGGAGGTAGGCGCCGCCGCCACTGCAACTGCGTCCGAGCCCGCTGGCACCGACGACGTGTCGATGGACTCGGCGTGGCAGTCCATCGTGCGGAGAGGCGCGGCGCGGCCGGTGGCAGTGCGCAAGAGCGAGACGTGGGGCGGCGAGGAGCTGCCGCGGATGCGGCGCGCGGCCGACACGGCCGTCTCCGTGCGGAGGGAGATGCAGAAGTCGGCGTCGATGGTTCCGCCCTCGCCGCTGCACCCGAGCGCGGCGTCGTCGTCCTCTCCCGTAGCGGCGAAGCAGGGGTGGCGCACCAGGGACGTGCTGGTGATGGCGCATGACGAGCTCCTGCACCGCGCCGAGAGCTTCATCCGGAGGCAGCACGAGCAACTGCGCATCCAGCGCCAGTTGTCCGACCAGCGCCACATAGCCATGGATCAGCAAAATCGCGGCTTgctgcgtgccgccgcgccaatccGCGTCTAG